One part of the Rothia sp. ZJ932 genome encodes these proteins:
- the tilS gene encoding tRNA lysidine(34) synthetase TilS, producing MVQDARSGRLHPAVGAARVEAARALNDALGTDTVAASGKTRAHTDGTAPLILVGLSGGADSLALAATLSHFARRGELRVGAIIVDHQLQEGSARVARTAAAQATKLGLDPVLIETVTVATGTEGPEMAARQARYGAYKKAVYATGARAVALAHTRNDQAETVLLGLARGSGTRSLAGIPRVRTENGVTYLRPILNTTRAKVEDICAAENLTPWHDPTNSDESMMRARVRHRIMPYLEENLGGGVADALARTAHIVAADADYLAVTAEQEHSTVTLNLSELTSTVPGAAQHSAAKKLQVPAEALEGAELVLAMDRDAVSQLHPAVRRRVLAHAVVQAGGETPGFERLEALDDFALTTAKGGPLQMAGHISVYKTRPPVAGKHGKSLSKSGVLVFLRTDNR from the coding sequence GTGGTTCAGGACGCGCGTTCCGGACGCTTGCACCCGGCGGTGGGCGCCGCCCGTGTTGAGGCTGCCCGTGCCCTCAACGATGCCCTTGGCACTGACACTGTTGCCGCATCGGGTAAAACGCGGGCACACACGGATGGTACAGCACCGCTGATTCTTGTCGGTCTCTCAGGCGGAGCCGACTCCTTAGCCCTGGCTGCAACCCTCTCCCACTTCGCCCGCCGCGGCGAGTTGCGCGTGGGCGCAATCATCGTGGACCACCAGCTCCAAGAAGGCTCAGCTCGGGTAGCTCGCACCGCCGCAGCCCAGGCAACTAAACTCGGTCTAGACCCCGTGCTGATCGAAACCGTCACCGTCGCCACCGGCACTGAAGGTCCCGAAATGGCAGCCCGCCAAGCCCGCTACGGTGCCTACAAAAAAGCCGTGTACGCCACCGGCGCCCGCGCCGTAGCCCTTGCCCACACCCGCAACGACCAAGCAGAAACCGTCCTCCTCGGCCTCGCCCGAGGCTCCGGCACCCGGTCGCTGGCAGGCATTCCGCGCGTCCGCACTGAAAACGGCGTCACCTACCTACGCCCCATTCTCAACACCACCCGCGCCAAAGTTGAAGACATCTGCGCCGCAGAAAACCTCACTCCTTGGCACGACCCCACCAACTCAGATGAAAGCATGATGCGCGCTCGCGTGCGTCACCGCATCATGCCCTACCTTGAAGAGAATTTGGGCGGGGGAGTGGCAGATGCTCTTGCGCGCACCGCGCACATTGTTGCCGCAGACGCTGATTATTTGGCGGTTACCGCGGAGCAAGAACACTCCACAGTAACCCTGAATCTGAGCGAACTAACCAGCACTGTACCGGGTGCAGCCCAGCACAGTGCGGCAAAAAAACTGCAGGTGCCTGCCGAGGCTCTGGAGGGGGCAGAGCTCGTACTGGCGATGGATCGTGATGCTGTAAGCCAGCTGCACCCTGCTGTGCGCCGACGGGTTCTTGCCCACGCGGTTGTACAGGCAGGCGGAGAAACCCCGGGCTTCGAGCGCCTAGAGGCACTCGACGACTTCGCGCTCACCACCGCTAAAGGTGGTCCCTTGCAAATGGCAGGGCACATTTCCGTCTACAAAACCCGGCCACCAGTGGCAGGTAAACACGGCAAATCTTTGAGTAAAAGCGGCGTTCTGGTATTCCTACGAACCGATAACCGTTAG
- the hpt gene encoding hypoxanthine phosphoribosyltransferase, with protein MDANDVKDDIKHVLFSKEEIDAKIAELAARIDEDYKGKDVLLVGVLKGAIMVMADLSRALKSHYTMDWMAVSSYGSGTKSSGVVRILKDLDTDLTGRDVLIVEDIIDSGLTLQWLQGNLKSRGANSVEICTLLRKPKSVKTDVEVKYVGWDIEPEFVVGYGLDFAERYRNLDCIVTLAPHVYS; from the coding sequence GTGGACGCAAACGACGTAAAGGACGACATCAAGCACGTACTCTTCAGCAAAGAAGAGATCGACGCGAAGATAGCAGAGCTTGCAGCTCGCATTGACGAAGACTACAAGGGCAAAGACGTTCTGCTGGTAGGTGTTCTCAAGGGCGCCATCATGGTCATGGCAGACCTCTCCCGTGCGCTCAAGAGTCACTACACCATGGACTGGATGGCTGTGTCATCCTACGGATCGGGCACCAAGTCATCGGGTGTTGTTCGTATTCTCAAAGACCTCGACACCGATTTGACCGGTCGCGATGTGCTAATCGTTGAAGACATTATCGATTCTGGTCTGACCTTGCAGTGGTTGCAGGGCAACCTGAAGTCACGCGGCGCTAACTCCGTTGAAATCTGCACCTTGCTGCGCAAGCCCAAGAGCGTCAAGACCGACGTTGAGGTCAAGTATGTGGGTTGGGACATCGAACCCGAGTTCGTAGTTGGCTACGGTCTGGACTTCGCTGAGCGTTATCGCAACCTCGATTGCATCGTGACTTTGGCACCGCACGTTTACTCCTAA